Part of the Ignavibacterium album JCM 16511 genome, AATTGATCGCCTCAGATTAAAAGCAACAACAGCATTAATTGAAGGCAGAAGAGATGTAATTGTTGTTGCAAGTGTGAGCTGTATTTATGGAATCGGTGCACCTGACGAATATGCAAATCAGATAATCTTTGTTCGAAAAGGTGAAAAGATTGATAAGAAAAAATTTCTTCGTCAGCTTGTTGATATTTATTATGTTAGAAATGATGCAGAATTTGGTCGAGGAACATTTCGCGCAAGAGGAGATGTGATTGAAATAATTCCTGCTTATCAGAATGAAGAAGCAATAAGAATTTCATTGTGGGATAACGAAATTGAAAAAATTAATATAATTGATGCAGTCACAGGAAAAGTTTTGAGTGAAGTCGAATCAGTTCCCATTTATCCCGCCAAATATTTTGTAACCGACAGAGACAAAATGCAAAAAGCAATTCACAACATTGAATTAGAGCTTAAGGAAAGATTAGATGAGTTGAATAAAATGGAAAAATATCTTGAAGCTGCCCGGCTTGAACAAAGGACAAGATTTGATATTGAGATGATGAAAGAAATTGGTTATTGCAGCGGTATTGAAAATTATTCAAGACATATGGACGGAAGAGCTCCGGGAACAAGACCATTTAACCTTCTTGACTATTTCCCGGATGATTTTCTGATGGTAATTGATGAATCCCATGTTACGATTCCACAAATCAGAGGAATGTATAACGGCGACCGAAGCAGAAAAGAAACTTTGGTCGAGTACGGATTTCGCCTACCTTCTGCACTTGATAACAGACCAATGAAGTTTGAAGAATTTGAATCAATGCTTAATCAGGTGATTTTTGTCAGTGCAACTCCAGGCGATTATGAACTTGAAAAATCAGGCGGAGTAATTGTTGAACAAATAATTCGTCCAACAGGTTTACTCGATCCTGAAATTGAAGTAAGACCTATCAAAGGTCAAATTGATGATCTGATAGCAGAAATAAGAAAGCGTGTTGAGCGAAAAGAAAGAACGCTTGTCACAACTCTTACAAAGAAGATGGCAGAAGACCTTGCTGATTATCTTGATAAGATTGGAATTCAGGTTCGTTATATACATAGCGATATTGATTCACTTGAACGGGTAGAAATACTTCGCGATTTACGGCTTGGTGCCTTCGATGTCCTCGTTGGTGTAAATCTTCTGAGAGAAGGACTTGATTTACCTGAAGTTTCTCTTGTAGCGATTATTGATGCTGATAAAGAAGGATTTTTGAGAAGTGCCCGTTCGTTAATGCAGACCGCAGGAAGAACCGCACGAAATGTAAACGGCAAAGTAATTATGTATGCCGACATAATAACAGAATCAATGCGTAAGACAATTGAAGAAACTAACAGAAGAAGAAAACTTCAGCAGGAGTACAATGAAAAGCATGGAATCAAACCTGAGACAATTTATAAAACCGTTGAAGAAATTCTTTCATCAACTTCACTTGCAGAAGTTCGGAAGAAAGAAGACAAACCTGATTATTCATTCTCCAAGGTTGCAGAGCCAATCTTAAAATATATGAGCAAAGATCAGAAGAAAGATTTGATTGAACAGCTTACAGAAGAAATGTATCAGGCGGCTAAGGATCTGGAATTTGAAAGAGCAGCTTATCTACGAGATGAAATTAATCGACTTAAGAAAATGGTCGGATAATTTAAATGTAGGGGAAGGGCTTGCCCTTCCCGCTTAATGATTCCGGAAATTTTTTACTCTGATTAAAGAATTAAACTCTTTACTGATTTTATCTTTTTCATAAAAAACTTTTTCAAGAAACAATCCCGATGGAGGCGCAGTAAATCTTGCCGGTTCATCTGATTTGTTATTAAGATAGAAGAGAATATCTGATTTAGATTTTTTTCCTCTTCCGACTTCCACAAGAACACCGACTATTCTTCTGACCATCTTCCAGATAAAGTGAGAACCGATTATCCTGATTAGAATCAATTCATCTTCCTTTTTCAACTGAATATTATCAATCAGAACCTTTGTGGATTTTTCTTCAGGATCGTCATCAGAAAATGAAACAAAGTCGTGCAGGCCTAAAAATATTTTGGATGCCGAATTCATTGCTTCGAAATCAAGATTATCTTTTATCCACCAAACAAAATTTTTTCCGAATGCGGTTCTTCTTTCGGAAATCTGATAAATGTAGCTACGACTTTTTACATCGTGCCTTGCGTGAAAATTTTTTCTTGCTTTTTCAACCTCAAGAATATTGATATCGTGAGGAAGCGAATCATTTAATTTTAGTTTGATTATTTCAGGAGCCAGAACAGTTTTAGCATCGAGATGCGCAACCTGACACAAAGCGTGTACACCGCTGTCCGTTCTTCCAGAACCTTGTAAATCAACAAAATCATCTCCAAAAATTTTTTCGCAAGCTTTTATCAATTCACCTTGAATTGTTCTTGCATTAGGTTGCTTCTGCCAACCTGAAAATCTCGTGCCTTCGTACTCAAGAAATAATTTAAATCTGAAAAAATCTTTTGTAAATGATTTTTTCTTTTGATTGAACAGAGGTTTTGCTGCTCTTTTAAATTTCCTGCTCATTTTAATTGAAGGGTATCTTCAGCATAATCAAACTGAGTTTCATAGACACGAACTTTTACTGAATTAATATTTTCAGGCAAATTAGATTTGCTGATTTCACTTAACAGAAATTTACAGATGTTCTCTGCAGTTGCATCAAAATCTACAACAACTTTCTTTGAGTTCATCTTTTCGAGAAAATCAAGTACAATCTTATCGTTCGTGTTTACCATAAAAGCATGATCAAGCTGATTGATAATCGGATTGATTATTTTTTCCACATCGTAATAATCAATTACCATCTGATCTTTGTTTAATTCACCTTCAAACTCAACAATCATTTTGTAGGAATGACCGTGAATATTTTTACAAAGACCAAAATGTTCGGGCAATCGGTGTCCCATTTCCCATCGAAATGCTTTTGCAATTTTCATATTTGATTCACTTTTCAATATTTATTAAAGAAGAATTTTATAATTTCTTGCTCCATGTAAAATCCTGTGTATAAAGATTTTTTTATCCTCAACAACATAAAACACCAAATAATTTTGAACAATCAGGTATCTGTAACCAAGTTTTCTAATTTCTTCATCTCTCGGTTTTCTTCCCATTAAAGGATTTTCTGTCAAAAGTTGAATTGATTTTTCGATCTTATCAGCTAATGATTCAGCAGCATTAGGATTATCGGCTGCAATGAATGTTATTATTTCTGAAAAATCTTCTTCGGCGATAGGTAAGAATTTTATTTGATATCTAACGGGAGACATTAATAATCTTTCTGATACCTGTCATTACTTCACTTAATGATTTACCTTCCTTACCTTCTAAATGTTGTTGTTGAGCAACAGACAATTTACTCAGCAGATCAATTTTCATCTGCATTTTAGTATAGAGATTCATCGACATTACTACAAGGTCGCCTTCACCATTTTTTGTAATAAAAATTGGTTCGTTAGAACTATTTGCTAACTCGGAAATCTCATTGGATTTATTTCTCAAATCTGAAATAGGTTTTATTATAGGCATCGTGAACTCCGTCTTTTTATCTCAAAATTATATCATAATTCTGATAGTTACAAGGTTGGATTTTCAATTCATATAAATGTTCCGGAGATTAAATCAAACTCCTCTCGATTCCGGATGCCAGATGTATTTGTGCATCTGCAATTGAAATCTTACTTGTAGATTATCCTCAAGTATCCAGTGAACAATATCTGAGGGTTCAATCTGACCAAACACAGGTGAGAAAAGAACTGTAGATCTGTTTGTTAAATCGTATTGAGCAATTATCTCTTTTGCCCAATCATAATCCTCTCTGGTGCCGATAACAAATTTTACTTCGTCAGTTGGTTTAAGAAAATAAATATTATCATACAAATTTTTTTTCATCATTCCGCTTGAAGGGCACTTTAAATCCATTATTATTTTTACTCTCGGGTCAATTCCGTTTATTGGAAGACTTCCACCGGTTTCAATCATCACCTGATAATCAAGATGACAGAGTCTTCTCATCAGTTCAATACATTCTTCTCTCTGAACTAAAGGTTCTCCACCTGTAATTTCCACAAGATTGCATTTATATTCCTGTATTTCAGAAATTATTTCATCAACTGATGCATCTCTTCCTTCATAAAAGGCATAGGCCGTGTCACAGTAAGTACAACGCAGATTGCAGTAAGTAAATCTGACAAAAACGCAGGGAAGTCCGGCAAATGAACTTTCACCCTGAATTGAATAATATATTTCGTTTATTTTAGCCATTGTTAATTATCATTAAGAAATAAACAATATTCGGAAATTTCTCTCATTAAATGTGTGCAAAATTACAAAGCTGAGGTTTGACATCAAATGAACGAAGCTATATATTTGTGCGCAAAATTCAAGGAAAATATAAGGATTAAGTAATGGCTCATCATAAATCTGCTAAAAAGAGAATCAGGTCAAGTGAAAGAAAAAGACTTGTCAATAAAATGGCTGAATCAAGAATAAAAACCATGTACAAAAAAGTTTTAGCCACTGATAAAAAAGAGGAAATCGAAAAACTTTATAAAGAGGCTGTTGCTTTGATTGACAGAAATTCTGTTAAAGGAATTATTCATAAGAACAACGCTTCAAGAAAGAAAGCAGCACTTACAAGACACTTCAATAAAGTTTTGACAAGTTAATCAATGAGCCCTCAGTAAAGAGGGCTTTTAAGTTCTCAATCAATCTCTTCGAGTAAATCTTCACCTTCCGGTTTAGGAATAAAGTAACGGACAGGTTTTATGTTTCCATTTTTGTCTTTTACTGCTTTAACTTTTTTCTTCACAAGAACCGAATGCTCAATGAATAATCCGTCTTCTACAATTGAACCGAAAAGATAACTCGTTCCTTTTATCAAAACATTCTTGCCGATGCGTAATGGATATTCATCACTACCGGTCATATTAACACTGGATTCAATTCGTGAATTATCTCCGATTACTATATTACCTTTAATTATATCTCCCCAAAGTATTTCGACATTGTCTCCAATAATTAACTTCTGATTTGGGAAACAAGAAAGATGAACGGTTAGCCAGAGTTTTACATTCTTCCCGAAAATCACATTCCCATCAACATAAGTTGCACGACCAAAATCTATATTGTAATTAAGTTTAACATTTTCACCGATGTAAGCTCCTTTACCAACTTTTATATCGAGAGGAACTCCTTTCTTATCCATCTCTTCAATTTGTTCAACAACTTTTTCGTGAATGAAAAAATCATCCGGGTCAGCAATTTCAATTATGTTTTTTAATCGCTCATAGATTTTTCTTCGTGCAATTGATTCCATTTCCTTGAGAACGCTCTTATCATTAAATCCCATTACTACATAATCTTCCTCAGGTGAAACTGCTCCGACAGAATAACCTTTCTGATTGAACAAGTAAATTAAATCTGTGATATATATTTCATTTTGTACATTATCAGATGTAAGATTGCCGATTAATTCTCTGAGCTTTGAATATTTAAAGGCATAAACACCGGAATTGAATTCGTTAATTTCAAGTAACTCGGTTTTAGTGAATGAATATTTTTTCTTCTTGTATTCAACAATGTATAATGCTTCATCACTTAACGCGAGAATATCCTTGTACTCGATAATTTCAATCACTTTTCCAAAGTCTTCGCCTGATGATTTTCCATCAATTGTTTTTTCTTTGACGCGTACAATTCTCCCGTAGTAATTTTGTTTCGGATCGCCTTTATAAATTCCAGTTAGCACCATCATATCGTTTCCGGATTGAAGAAAATCTTCGCGGAATTTTTTCATTGTTGCTGCATCGAGCAATCCCATATCTCCCGGAAGAACATATACAATTCCGTCTTTCACACTGTCGGGAATGACTTCAAGCGCAACCTGTACTGCGTGGCCCGTTCCGTTTTGTTCTTTCTGATATGCAAATTTGTTTGATTCTCTTTTACCGATTACTTTCATTACATCGAGAGCTTTTATACCGACTACGATAACCGTATTACATTTTTCGATTCCGGTCTTACAGGCACGATAAACTCTTTCGACGGTCGGAACTTCCCAAATTTTATGAAGCATTTTAGAGCGCTGGGATTTTATTCTTTTGCCATGTCCGGCAGCAAGAATAATTGCTATTTCATCCGAACCATTGAAATCGGTAGATAGCTCTTTTGTTGTCTGAATTATTTCATTTGAATTATTTTCTTTTGCCATTTCTAATCTCCGAAGTAAGAATTTTTGCTTGTAGAAAAATAAACCAAAGAAGATTCTTATCACAAATTTACCTTTGTAGTTACTTTCGATACTGATAAATTTGCGGCGTTACTTAAAATGAAATGAAAGGATTAAAATGAAAAAACTTTATGTAGCTGTGTTGTTATTCGTAGCTCTATCAGGCACAACACAGTTCGCACAATCAAGAGGATTCGGACTTGGTGCAATAATCGGTTCACCAACCGGATTAAGTGCAAAATACTGGACTACAGGCACAAACGCATTTGATTTCGGACTTGGTTATTCTTTTGAGAAGAAAAGCAGGATGCATATCCACGGTGATTATCTTTTTCACTCATCAAATATGTTTCAGACATCTGAAAATATTGCGCTCTATTATGGTCCGGGATTGAGGATGAAATTTAAAGAAGATGAAGACGCAAGAATTGGTTTCCGTGGCGTGCTTGGATTAGTATGGATTCCACGCGGTAGTCAGGTTGATGTGTTCATCGAAATCGCTCCGATAATGGATTTAATTCCTGCCACAGAATTTT contains:
- a CDS encoding outer membrane beta-barrel protein produces the protein MKKLYVAVLLFVALSGTTQFAQSRGFGLGAIIGSPTGLSAKYWTTGTNAFDFGLGYSFEKKSRMHIHGDYLFHSSNMFQTSENIALYYGPGLRMKFKEDEDARIGFRGVLGLVWIPRGSQVDVFIEIAPIMDLIPATEFSMNGGIGFRFFFN
- a CDS encoding radical SAM protein, coding for MAKINEIYYSIQGESSFAGLPCVFVRFTYCNLRCTYCDTAYAFYEGRDASVDEIISEIQEYKCNLVEITGGEPLVQREECIELMRRLCHLDYQVMIETGGSLPINGIDPRVKIIMDLKCPSSGMMKKNLYDNIYFLKPTDEVKFVIGTREDYDWAKEIIAQYDLTNRSTVLFSPVFGQIEPSDIVHWILEDNLQVRFQLQMHKYIWHPESRGV
- the rpsT gene encoding 30S ribosomal protein S20; amino-acid sequence: MAHHKSAKKRIRSSERKRLVNKMAESRIKTMYKKVLATDKKEEIEKLYKEAVALIDRNSVKGIIHKNNASRKKAALTRHFNKVLTS
- a CDS encoding NTP transferase domain-containing protein translates to MAKENNSNEIIQTTKELSTDFNGSDEIAIILAAGHGKRIKSQRSKMLHKIWEVPTVERVYRACKTGIEKCNTVIVVGIKALDVMKVIGKRESNKFAYQKEQNGTGHAVQVALEVIPDSVKDGIVYVLPGDMGLLDAATMKKFREDFLQSGNDMMVLTGIYKGDPKQNYYGRIVRVKEKTIDGKSSGEDFGKVIEIIEYKDILALSDEALYIVEYKKKKYSFTKTELLEINEFNSGVYAFKYSKLRELIGNLTSDNVQNEIYITDLIYLFNQKGYSVGAVSPEEDYVVMGFNDKSVLKEMESIARRKIYERLKNIIEIADPDDFFIHEKVVEQIEEMDKKGVPLDIKVGKGAYIGENVKLNYNIDFGRATYVDGNVIFGKNVKLWLTVHLSCFPNQKLIIGDNVEILWGDIIKGNIVIGDNSRIESSVNMTGSDEYPLRIGKNVLIKGTSYLFGSIVEDGLFIEHSVLVKKKVKAVKDKNGNIKPVRYFIPKPEGEDLLEEID
- the truA gene encoding tRNA pseudouridine(38-40) synthase TruA, whose translation is MSRKFKRAAKPLFNQKKKSFTKDFFRFKLFLEYEGTRFSGWQKQPNARTIQGELIKACEKIFGDDFVDLQGSGRTDSGVHALCQVAHLDAKTVLAPEIIKLKLNDSLPHDINILEVEKARKNFHARHDVKSRSYIYQISERRTAFGKNFVWWIKDNLDFEAMNSASKIFLGLHDFVSFSDDDPEEKSTKVLIDNIQLKKEDELILIRIIGSHFIWKMVRRIVGVLVEVGRGKKSKSDILFYLNNKSDEPARFTAPPSGLFLEKVFYEKDKISKEFNSLIRVKNFRNH
- the uvrB gene encoding excinuclease ABC subunit UvrB, whose product is MNEFKLVSNYAPAGDQPEAIKQLVEGIKRGDKFQTLLGVTGSGKTFTISNVIAQVNKPTLVISHNKTLAAQLYSEFKSFFPHNAVEFFISYYDYYQPEAYVVSRDLYIEKDFSINEEIDRLRLKATTALIEGRRDVIVVASVSCIYGIGAPDEYANQIIFVRKGEKIDKKKFLRQLVDIYYVRNDAEFGRGTFRARGDVIEIIPAYQNEEAIRISLWDNEIEKINIIDAVTGKVLSEVESVPIYPAKYFVTDRDKMQKAIHNIELELKERLDELNKMEKYLEAARLEQRTRFDIEMMKEIGYCSGIENYSRHMDGRAPGTRPFNLLDYFPDDFLMVIDESHVTIPQIRGMYNGDRSRKETLVEYGFRLPSALDNRPMKFEEFESMLNQVIFVSATPGDYELEKSGGVIVEQIIRPTGLLDPEIEVRPIKGQIDDLIAEIRKRVERKERTLVTTLTKKMAEDLADYLDKIGIQVRYIHSDIDSLERVEILRDLRLGAFDVLVGVNLLREGLDLPEVSLVAIIDADKEGFLRSARSLMQTAGRTARNVNGKVIMYADIITESMRKTIEETNRRRKLQQEYNEKHGIKPETIYKTVEEILSSTSLAEVRKKEDKPDYSFSKVAEPILKYMSKDQKKDLIEQLTEEMYQAAKDLEFERAAYLRDEINRLKKMVG
- a CDS encoding type II toxin-antitoxin system prevent-host-death family antitoxin, whose product is MPIIKPISDLRNKSNEISELANSSNEPIFITKNGEGDLVVMSMNLYTKMQMKIDLLSKLSVAQQQHLEGKEGKSLSEVMTGIRKIINVSR
- a CDS encoding type II toxin-antitoxin system RelE/ParE family toxin, producing the protein MSPVRYQIKFLPIAEEDFSEIITFIAADNPNAAESLADKIEKSIQLLTENPLMGRKPRDEEIRKLGYRYLIVQNYLVFYVVEDKKIFIHRILHGARNYKILL
- a CDS encoding 6-pyruvoyl trahydropterin synthase family protein encodes the protein MKIAKAFRWEMGHRLPEHFGLCKNIHGHSYKMIVEFEGELNKDQMVIDYYDVEKIINPIINQLDHAFMVNTNDKIVLDFLEKMNSKKVVVDFDATAENICKFLLSEISKSNLPENINSVKVRVYETQFDYAEDTLQLK